The proteins below are encoded in one region of Epinephelus lanceolatus isolate andai-2023 chromosome 7, ASM4190304v1, whole genome shotgun sequence:
- the tlr1 gene encoding toll-like receptor 1, whose translation MRPVNAALWAAAILMGLQLSSSSPNFVDLSSKNLSSVPSDLPETVEFLDLSCNHIQQLHQGDFKSTPFLRFLNISWNNLEGIDPETFLDTPLLEDLDLSHNRLTNLSGQRYLLHTENLRVLNLTCNNFLMMTLGSEFSFLVKLESLAVGAPNISVGDFKNIAQVKLRTLTLSLEDQLNYTPGSLKDVNAKRLQITFSRYQKIDLYVIDDALSLFAEVELMDLRHDYRDLSQQLSERKEILTSHLYLTNISIDWNDLTHFVKAVLHTSISHLSASDVAMSKLPYIDTVVTYTSQMESFTASRAVVTTFFFSQEAVYNFFINLPVKRLVINETSIIHMTCPGSQSPIRELDFSYCAMSDSIFTTADATGIKECMNLGNLTKLNLAGNSLKSLQRLSQRVQYMTSLQDVDLSFNSLTYDGLTECIWPPKITNMTLASNSLTDSVFKCLPKGTETLDLQNNQISVIPSSILKLGNLKSLNLNSNRLRDLPACNGFPILSELLLRSNSLNTPSVNNLESCPKLKTLDVSNNPFACTCALKNFISLGVRSETKKSLTGIELVSWPLDYCCSYPDNVRDSTLKDTQIPEVSCNVGLLATAILCPAIAVIIVVVTACHRLDVPWYMGMIWQWTRAKHRARMRQVRPEDLAGVEFHAFVSYSQHDADWVHNSLLPNLEGPAGGLRICHHEKNFVPGKTIIENIIGCVEKSRRSVFVLSAHFVKSEWCHYELYFASHQRLAWGSDSVVLVLLEPLPQYLIPSKYYQLKSMMGRHTYLEWPQDTKKHRLFWANLRAALQTDLPDAPVTGLEE comes from the coding sequence ATGAGGCCTGTGAATGCTGCCCTCTGGGCGGCAGCCATATTGATGGGACTCCAGCTGAGCAGTTCATCCCCTAACTTTGTAGACCTCTCATCCAAAAACCTCTCCTCTGTCCCAAGTGACCTGCCAGAGACGGTTGAGTTTTTAGACCTTTCATGCAACCACATACAGCAACTTCACCAAGGAGACTTCAAAAGCACCCCCTTCCTGAGGTTCCTCAACATTTCTTGGAATAATTTGGAGGGCATCGATCCGGAGACATTCCTCGACACGCCGCTCCTGGAGGATCTGGACCTGTCACACAACAGGCTGACGAACCTGTCAGGTCAGCGGTACCTGCTCCACACTGAGAACCTTCGGGTACTGAATCTGACCTGCAACAACTTTCTCATGATGACACTGGGGAGTGAGTTCAGTTTCCTGGTAAAACTGGAGAGTTTAGCAGTTGGAGCTCCAAACATCAGTGTCGGTGATTTCAAGAATATTGCTCAAGTCAAACTACGTACACTGACGCTTTCCCTGGAGGATCAACTGAATTATACACCAGGCAGTCTGAAGGATGTTAATGCTAAAAGGCTTCAGATAACGTTCTCTCGTTACCAAAAAATTGACCTTTATGTGATTGATGATGCTCTGTCACTCTTTGCTGAAGTGGAGTTGATGGATCTGAGACATGACTACAGGGACCTGAGTCAGCAGTTGAGCGAGAGGAAAGAAATCCTCACATCTCATCTTTATCTCACCAACATATCAATCGACTGGAATGACTTGACTCACTTCGTAAAAGCAGTTCTGCACACATCAATCAGCCATCTGAGCGCCTCCGATGTGGCCATGTCCAAATTGCCATACATTGACACTGTTGTGACCTACACATCTCAAATGGAGTCCTTCACAGCCAGCCGAGCGGTGGTGACGACTTTCTTCTTTTCACAAGAGGCTGTGTACAACTTTTTTATCAACCTGCCAGTGAAGCGTTTAGTAATCAATGAGACTTCAATCATACACATGACATGCCCAGGGTCGCAGAGTCCTATCCGCGAATTGGACTTCTCCTATTGTGCTATGTCTGATTCCATCTTCACCACAGCTGATGCTACAGGAATCAAGGAATGTATGAATCTGGGTAACTTGACGAAACTGAATTTGGCTGGCAACAGTCTTAAGAGCCTTCAGCGGCTGAGCCAGCGTGTGCAATATATGACATCCCTGCAGGATGTGGATCTCAGCTTCAACTCCCTGACTTATGATGGTCTGACAGAATGCATCTGGCCACCAAAAATCACCAATATGACTCTGGCTTCTAACAGCCTGACAGACTCTGTTTTCAAATGTCTACCAAAAGGAACGGAGACACTGGATCTACAGAACAACCAGATTTCTGTGATACCATCATCTATCCTGAAACTGGGGAACCTTAAATCTCTGAATCTGAATAGTAACAGGCTGCGGGACTTGCCAGCATGTAATGGTTTCCCCATACTGAGTGAGCTTCTGCTGAGGTCAAATTCCCTCAATACACCATCTGTGAACAACTTGGAAAGCTGCCCCAAACTGAAAACCCTGGATGTCAGTAACAACCCCTTCGCCTGCACCTGCGCTCTGAAGAATTTCATAAGTCTTGGTGTCAGGTCTGAAACGAAAAAAAGTCTCACAGGAATTGAATTGGTGAGCTGGCCATTGGACTATTGCTGCAGCTACCCGGACAATGTTCGAGACTCGACCTTGAAAGACACCCAGATCCCGGAAGTCTCCTGTAATGTTGGCCTTCTAGCTACCGCCATCTTGTGCCCAGCAATAGCAGTGATTATCGTAGTTGTGACCGCTTGCCATCGTTTGGATGTTCCCTGGTATATGGGCATGATCTGGCAGTGGACCAGGGCCAAACATCGCGCCAGAATGCGACAAGTTCGACCTGAAGATCTGGCTGGTGTTGAGTTTCATGCTTTTGTGTCTTACAGCCAGCATGACGCAGACTGGGTGCACAATTCCCTCCTCCCCAACCTTGAAGGCCCCGCAGGAGGGCTCAGAATCTGCCACCACGAGAAAAACTTTGTACCCGGAAAGACAATTATTGAGAACATCATCGGCTGCGTGGAGAAAAGCCGGCGCTCTGTGTTTGTGCTCTCTGCTCACTTCGTCAAGAGCGAGTGGTGTCATTACGAGCTGTACTTCGCCAGCCACCAGCGCCTTGCTTGGGGCTCGGACAGCGTTGTGCTGGTGCTGCTCGAGCCTCTGCCTCAATACCTGATCCCATCCAAGTACTACCAGCTGAAGTCCATGATGGGCCGCCACACATACTTAGAGTGGCCTCAGGACACGAAAAAGCACAGGCTGTTCTGGGCTAACCTCAGAGCTGCCCTACAGACCGACCTGCCAGATGCACCAGTGACAGGACTGGAGGAGTGA